DNA sequence from the Colletotrichum higginsianum IMI 349063 chromosome 10, whole genome shotgun sequence genome:
ctgtacctacctaaggtaAGTAGGTAGCAACAACGCTGACTGGGGCTGCTGGGCCCCCTACCTagacgacggccgcctgGAAATTGGATGGAGCTGCTCCAGTGCGAAAACAACAGGAAAAATCCTGCTGCATCTGGGTCCCTGTTGGATCCATTTCCCGGTGCACCTTCGCAATAGGTTCGCTTCTGCACTGCTGCTATTTGCCAGTGCCTACTTTTCTGGGTGCAAGTAACTTGTCTGCATCAAAGTAGGTATCTTTTTCACACGCAAGAGCCCTTGGGATGCATCGGCAACGTTAAATCAGTCCACGGTGCCTGACATTCAGGTTCGTACCACCTCTCCTCTCCATATATATGCATGCAATGCATGTGGAGTGAGATTAACTCTGCAGTATGAACCTACGTACGGCAAGCCACTTGCAGATAGATACCTTAGTTATCTAGGTAAGGTAGGCACAGAACCACATCTCTTCACTATATACATAAATCAAAATACCCAATACTGTTCAGCATCGTCTGTGCTCCGTCCTCCCTCCCAAGATCACATCCACTCGATCCGACTCGACAAGGGGATAGCCACGCCGCCCCAGTCCTCACTCGGTCCTCGGCCTCACGGAAGACGAGTCAGCCTTGCTGCATTTCTCTGTAATCGTTGCACTTTCAGTACCAGGGAAATGACCTCGTCCGAATTGTAGTGCCTCATTCTCTCCGTTACTGTGCCTCACCTTTTCACCTCTTCTCGTCCATCGCTTATCCGGCCATGAACGTCTCACGGCCGGTGAGCCGCGCCCTTCAGACCGCCCAGAGACTACGCCCCATGAAATCGGCGTCACAATGGCGGCTCTCATTCTTCACTGGCTGTCAATTCCGGCGCTACTCCGCCGTCTCTGCCGCCGAGCTGCAGTTCGGCCAGCCCGTGCATGAGACTCACCCTCACATCCTCAAAGCCGGCGAGAGTCAGTGGAACCCAGTTCTTGTGGAGGTTGAGCTTCGTTCATGCATCCGAAATATATTCTATGTTTGCTCAAGAAATTTACATCTCTTCACGAGAGAGCCATGATTTTCAATAAAGATGCATCCTTGTgtaaaataaaaaaaaatttGGCTAACGCAATTCCTCAGTCACGCCCGGCATCACAGCCCAGGAGTACTGGGAACGACGCGCCCGCCTTGCCGAGAAGCTCCCAGACAATGGCGTCGCcgttctcgccgccgcagaccTTCAATACCGTTCCGGCGCGGTCTTCTTCCCCTACCGCCAAGAGTCCAACTTCCTTTATCTCACTGGCTGGAACGAGGGCGACTCGGTCGCCGTCATCCAAAAGACGGGCAAGGAATTCGGCGACTTCGTCTTCCATCTATTCACGAAGCCAAAGGACCCGGTCGCCGAGCAATGGATGGGCCCTCGGAACGGTGTTCAGGCTGCCATCGACATCTTCAACGCCGATAAGGCCGCCGACATTTCCAAACTCGACCGCCATCTCCCCGAGATCCTTAAGGGCGCTAGCCGTGTCTATACGGACATTGAGAAGCCGCGTCAGGGCGAGCAGGAGAGCAAGCTTTGGCAGCTCATGAAGGCTGACAAGTCTTGGTTTCCCTCCGTCAAGCTGCCCCTCTATCCCGTTGTCAACTCTCTGAGAGCCATCAAGTCTCCGGCCGAGGTTGCCAACATGCGCCGCGCTGGCCAGATCTCTGGGCGCGTCATCACCGACGCCATGCGCAGATCGTGGAACCGCGAGAAGGATCTCCATGCCTTCCTCGACTACCGtttcgccgccgacggctgCGACGGTCCGGCATATGTCCCCGTGGTCGCCGGTGGCCAGAACGGCCTTTGCATTCACTACGTCGTGAACAATAATGTACTGCGCGACGGCGAGacggtcctcgtcgacgccggcggcgaatACGGCACCTACATCACCGACATCTCTCGCACATGGCCCGTGAGCGGCAAGTTCTCGCCCGCGCAGAAAGATCTCTACGAGGCTGTGCTCACGGTCCAGCGCTCTAGTGTCTCGCTGTGCCGGGAGAATGCGAACCTATCTTTGGACGACATCCATGATCACACCTCGGCGGGGCTGCTCGGGCAGCTCAAGAGCCTGGGTTTCGATATCACATCCCGTGACATGGACGTGCTTTTCCCGCACCATGTCGGCCACTACGTCGGTCTGGACGTACACGATGTGCCGGGCTACGGCAGGAGGACACCCTTAAAGAAGGGGCATTGTGTGACCATTGAGCCTGGCATCTATGTCCCGGATACGGACCGATGGCCAAAGTCCTTCCGGGGCTTGGGCGTGCGGATCGAGGACAGCATTTGTGTAGACGAGGAGTCGCCATACATCCTCACCACagaggccgtcaaggagatCGCCGACATTGAAGCCCTTAGGGACTGAAGAAGTCGTGTATAACAAGTGAACCCTGTAACCAAAAGTAGTCCATTGCTGTAATACTGAAGTAAAATACCAGATTCGGCATTGATCTATGCGCCATTGTGTGTCAACACTCAGCTTTTGCTAGATTGACAAGAAACCAGCGATTACTAGCAGAGAATTCGATATTTGTGAAACGTAGCCACCCAATAAGCTTTCTTACTCGGCTGGGAGACCGGGTTCCATGACCTCACCTTCTCAACACCAATGACCAGGACCGTGGGCCCTTTGAAGCTCGACCCTCGATACACTCAAGCACGTTCCCGGCAAAGAACGGGCGGGGTCTTTTCATGTCGTACATTTTGCCTTGGTTTTTTAGTCTCTTGGGGTTTCTTCGAATATGGATCATTCAGGCAGATTGTAGTTAGCAACCGTACCCATCAACTGATATGCAGAGAAACAAGATTACTCCTGCAGCGGTACAGATAGCGAGCAACAAGTTTAGCAGCCTGCTGCTTCAAGCAGTCCTCTCAGAGATCTGTCTGCATCTGAGCTGCCAAGGGGTAGGAGGGGCAGCCTCAATGGAGTCGCAAGCGAAAACAAACCGTTCTTTGGGGTTTTGCAGGGCGATTTGGTATCAACACGTCTTCTTA
Encoded proteins:
- a CDS encoding Metallopeptidase family M24, which gives rise to MNVSRPVSRALQTAQRLRPMKSASQWRLSFFTGCQFRRYSAVSAAELQFGQPVHETHPHILKAGEITPGITAQEYWERRARLAEKLPDNGVAVLAAADLQYRSGAVFFPYRQESNFLYLTGWNEGDSVAVIQKTGKEFGDFVFHLFTKPKDPVAEQWMGPRNGVQAAIDIFNADKAADISKLDRHLPEILKGASRVYTDIEKPRQGEQESKLWQLMKADKSWFPSVKLPLYPVVNSLRAIKSPAEVANMRRAGQISGRVITDAMRRSWNREKDLHAFLDYRFAADGCDGPAYVPVVAGGQNGLCIHYVVNNNVLRDGETVLVDAGGEYGTYITDISRTWPVSGKFSPAQKDLYEAVLTVQRSSVSLCRENANLSLDDIHDHTSAGLLGQLKSLGFDITSRDMDVLFPHHVGHYVGLDVHDVPGYGRRTPLKKGHCVTIEPGIYVPDTDRWPKSFRGLGVRIEDSICVDEESPYILTTEAVKEIADIEALRD